A genomic window from Punica granatum isolate Tunisia-2019 chromosome 2, ASM765513v2, whole genome shotgun sequence includes:
- the LOC116193798 gene encoding pollen-specific leucine-rich repeat extensin-like protein 1 gives MSLPPGYAPPPLGHSPPPPMHVPSSATQAPPPAHDPTRMATLEGNVTTLQNTVDLMAANMAEMMALLRGPNRASSSTTLPLARGPTVDPTPWVPPTHASEGDIAAALAPAIIPVLAPHLKHAPAIHPVDSGHPQSTIPATVSLPPMTIPVPDPVMFAPPPVFAPAPTTVYTALPPMGFPASSAPAPAHTTEPFPYQAPQPHISLPYQAPPPINVTFSEPGMPIQAAPRAPPTNFFPETETEQERRMKKMEVTIRALQASDPRHNTSYIDSTLFSGMQLPAKVKVPNFQKYDGTKNPRHHLRHYNGKMLQYWDYEQFVIATVQESL, from the coding sequence ATGTCACTACCGCCGGGGTACGCACCACCACCACTTGGGCACTCGCCGCCGCCACCGATGCACGTGCCGTCGTCGGCGACTCAAGCACCACCGCCTGCCCATGATCCTACTCGCATGGCCACGCTCGAGGGCAACGTCACAACTCTTCAAAACACGGTTGACCTAATGGCCGCTAATATGGCCGAGATGATGGCCTTGCTCAGGGGGCCAAATCGCGCGTCTTCGAGCACCACCCTGCCTCTCGCACGTGGGCCAACTGTCGACCCCACTCCTTGGGTCCCGCCAACCCATGCATCAGAGGGTGACATAGCGGCCGCCCTCGCGCCGGCAATTATCCCAGTGCTTGCTCCTCATCTGAAGCACGCGCCGGCAATTCACCCGGTCGACTCCGGCCATCCTCAGTCCACCATTCCAGCAACTGTCTCACTTCCGCCCATGACGATTCCCGTGCCGGATCCCGTTATGTTCGCACCACCTCCCGTGTTCGCGCCAGCTCCAACTACCGTTTATACTGCTCTCCCGCCGATGGGCTTTCCGGCATCGAGCGCCCCTGCTCCTGCTCACACAACTGAGCCTTTCCcttaccaagctccacaaccccatatcAGCCTCCcctaccaagctccacctcccataaaTGTTACTTTCTCCGAACCAGGCATGCCGATTCAAGCGGCCCCCAGAGCTCCACCCACAAATTTCTTTCCCGAAACGGAGACCgaacaggagaggagaatgAAAAAGATGGAAGTGACTATCAGGGCCCTCCAAGCTAGTGATCCCCGACATAACACTAGTTATATAGATTCGACTCTCTTTTCGGGGATGCAGCTACCCGCGAAAGTCAAGGTACCCAATTTTCAGAAGTACGATGGAACTAAAAACCCGCGACACCACCTCCGTCACTACAACGGAAAGATGCTTCAATACTGGGATTACGAACAGTTCGTCATCGCGACTGTCCAGGAGAGCTTGTAA
- the LOC116194389 gene encoding dCTP pyrophosphatase 1-like, giving the protein MVEAEGVTLEELRKRMAEFARERDWDQFHSPRNLLLALVGEVGELSEVFQWKGEVPRGLPDWKEEEKEHLGEELSDVLLYLVRLADICGVDLGKAALRKMELNAIKYPVKLCKGSSEKHAEINDHGTAAAAADSSSTTNIIDDGV; this is encoded by the exons atggTCGAGGCAGAAGGGGTCACCCTCGAAGAGCTGAGGAAGAGAATGGCGGAGTTTGCGAGGGAGAGGGACTGGGATCAGTTCCACAGCCCTAGGAATCTTCTCTTGGCTCTG GTGGGAGAAGTGGGGGAGCTGTCTGAGGTATTCCAGTGGAAAGGAGAGGTGCCGAGGGGACTCCCCGACTggaaagaggaagagaaggagCACTTGGGGGAAGAGCTGTCTGATGTGCTGCTGTACCTTGTCAGGCTGGCTGACATATGTGGGGTGGATCTTGGAAAGGCTGCCCTGAGGAAGATGGAGCTCAACGCCATTAAGTACCCGGTCAAGCTCTGCAAGGGCTCCTCCGAGAAGCACGCAGAAATCaatgatcatgggaccgctgctgctgctgctgacaGCAGCAGCACCACCAATATTATTGATGATGGTGTTTGA